A portion of the Corynebacterium rouxii genome contains these proteins:
- a CDS encoding sucrase ferredoxin has product MTQLCSDVRVSPLPGTAKLGDTYILFEHHGPWSHDILDGGTFDKDTSAALKAMGCGFYLIRRHGREGRIERPKKTVYLVFGSAGVAEKLMVDDVNDLLKLDISGPGKNRQFGAEQEPQPIILVCTHAKRDACCAIKGRPMAQALTEEFPDSPVWECSHTKGHRFAPSMVLMPWGYTWGQLNKPAAFDLYRHAQRGQLFLPGNRGRGIWPMKGQIAEVAVAQQLAQEGETVTLGQLRVESIEEAQVHVVDSHTARTWMVFLREEVVAGIVDSCHKPPKTGTAWVADRVEEN; this is encoded by the coding sequence ATGACTCAACTGTGTTCCGATGTTCGCGTAAGTCCACTACCAGGAACTGCCAAATTAGGAGATACCTACATTTTGTTTGAGCACCATGGGCCGTGGAGTCACGACATCTTAGACGGTGGGACATTTGATAAAGATACGAGCGCAGCGCTTAAAGCAATGGGCTGTGGCTTTTACCTTATTCGTCGGCACGGGCGGGAAGGACGTATCGAACGTCCTAAGAAAACTGTCTATCTAGTGTTTGGCAGTGCAGGCGTTGCAGAAAAACTCATGGTCGATGATGTAAATGACCTGTTGAAATTAGATATCAGTGGGCCTGGAAAGAATCGACAATTCGGTGCGGAGCAAGAGCCACAGCCCATCATTTTGGTATGTACCCACGCCAAACGTGATGCTTGTTGTGCGATTAAAGGTCGACCTATGGCGCAAGCTTTGACAGAGGAGTTTCCAGATTCTCCAGTCTGGGAGTGCAGCCATACCAAGGGACATCGGTTTGCGCCATCAATGGTCCTCATGCCGTGGGGATATACGTGGGGACAACTGAACAAACCTGCTGCATTTGACCTGTATCGGCATGCCCAACGCGGTCAGCTTTTCCTTCCAGGCAATCGAGGACGCGGAATTTGGCCAATGAAAGGTCAGATAGCGGAGGTTGCTGTCGCCCAGCAGCTTGCGCAGGAAGGCGAAACCGTCACATTAGGACAGTTGCGCGTCGAGTCCATAGAAGAAGCGCAAGTTCACGTCGTCGATTCTCATACGGCAAGGACGTGGATGGTGTTCCTCCGTGAAGAAGTTGTGGCAGGAATCGTCGATTCCTGCCACAAACCTCCTAAAACAGGTACCGCATGGGTTGCCGATCGCGTTGAGGAAAACTGA
- a CDS encoding response regulator — MKVFLVDDHSVFRAGVKAEISDAVDIVGEAGTVADAIAGINATDPDVVLLDVHMPDGGGVAVVRSILSQQGVGRNRRFLALSVSDAAEDVISVIRAGARGYVTKTISGAELVDAIRRVHDGDAVFSPRLAGFVLDAFARPDPVGAGVVNAPESDRAVEEGKPVADPIVDALTRRELEVLKLLARGYTYKEIAAELFISVKTVETHASNILRKTQQSNRHALSRWAQSHDLD, encoded by the coding sequence ATGAAAGTATTCCTCGTCGATGACCACAGCGTGTTCCGAGCTGGTGTGAAAGCAGAAATTAGCGATGCTGTCGACATCGTTGGCGAGGCGGGAACTGTCGCCGACGCCATTGCCGGCATCAACGCCACAGATCCAGACGTGGTGCTTCTCGACGTCCACATGCCCGACGGAGGCGGCGTAGCTGTTGTGCGCAGCATCCTTTCGCAGCAAGGTGTCGGAAGGAATCGTCGATTCCTTGCGCTAAGCGTTTCGGATGCCGCCGAAGACGTGATCTCGGTTATCCGTGCTGGTGCTCGTGGTTACGTGACTAAGACGATCTCGGGTGCAGAACTGGTCGATGCTATTCGACGAGTCCATGATGGCGATGCAGTCTTTTCGCCACGACTCGCTGGATTTGTTTTGGATGCCTTCGCACGCCCCGATCCGGTTGGTGCTGGTGTGGTTAATGCTCCGGAATCTGATCGCGCTGTTGAGGAAGGTAAACCGGTTGCGGATCCTATCGTGGATGCGTTGACGCGTCGAGAGCTGGAGGTTTTGAAGTTGTTGGCGCGTGGCTATACCTACAAAGAGATTGCGGCGGAGTTGTTCATTTCGGTGAAGACTGTCGAAACGCATGCGTCGAATATTTTGCGTAAGACACAGCAGTCGAATCGACATGCATTGTCGCGGTGGGCGCAATCGCACGATCTGGATTAG
- a CDS encoding PspC domain-containing protein translates to MGVMETTWKNIWDTRPVRLPSAQGGNAKIAGVCEGIGVRYQIDPTLIRILFVLLLFSGWGLALYLVAWLTMPKYSMRYSPWELVVQNASSTRTVDAPGQQFLSDAEKQQKQTGWVLIAFLLFIAFTTSWGEAFRFSGIAAIAMFVASWYLLHQRTPVPPVGLLFPTGKEPGSQAEGFSTTDPFTTTDSFTETDPPAPTVDLSGYSPVPGHTAPVSGEQPPAWDPLGAAPFAWDLPDPTEQPQPKRKRRTPWVIGLVALLSAAAIGCASIVFAFIGVVPWVTSKSVSSVEVRPTTSTELADEYNTDVGDISLDLRDLHKLDHDREVIVESNIGDIDVRLSDDIRTIVTCKNKVGSSSCPSDTVNDQADGSTLRLVVINDIGDIRVS, encoded by the coding sequence ATGGGAGTTATGGAAACAACGTGGAAAAACATATGGGACACTCGCCCAGTCCGTCTGCCTAGCGCCCAAGGTGGCAATGCCAAGATTGCGGGTGTGTGTGAGGGAATCGGTGTGCGATATCAGATTGATCCCACTTTGATTCGTATCCTTTTTGTTCTCCTGCTGTTTTCTGGCTGGGGACTGGCACTGTACTTAGTAGCGTGGCTAACCATGCCGAAGTATTCGATGCGCTATTCGCCGTGGGAATTGGTTGTACAGAATGCGTCTTCAACAAGAACAGTAGACGCACCTGGACAGCAATTTTTGTCGGATGCGGAAAAACAACAGAAGCAGACTGGTTGGGTGCTGATAGCATTTCTTCTTTTCATCGCGTTTACTACGTCGTGGGGAGAGGCATTTCGGTTCTCTGGTATTGCTGCAATAGCTATGTTCGTCGCCAGTTGGTATTTGTTGCACCAGCGCACTCCCGTACCCCCGGTGGGTTTGTTGTTCCCCACGGGTAAGGAGCCCGGCTCTCAGGCTGAAGGTTTCTCCACCACAGATCCGTTCACCACAACAGATTCATTCACAGAAACCGATCCCCCTGCACCAACGGTAGATTTAAGCGGATATTCCCCAGTGCCCGGGCATACTGCACCGGTCAGTGGTGAACAACCGCCCGCATGGGATCCGCTAGGGGCAGCTCCGTTTGCTTGGGATTTGCCAGATCCTACTGAGCAGCCGCAGCCTAAGCGGAAGCGTCGTACGCCGTGGGTGATCGGCTTGGTGGCGTTGTTATCTGCTGCCGCCATTGGTTGTGCGTCTATTGTGTTTGCGTTCATAGGCGTAGTCCCTTGGGTGACCTCGAAGTCGGTGAGCAGCGTTGAAGTACGTCCTACTACTAGCACGGAGCTTGCTGATGAGTACAACACCGATGTGGGTGATATTTCGTTAGATTTGCGCGATCTTCACAAGCTTGACCACGATCGTGAGGTCATTGTCGAATCAAATATCGGCGACATTGATGTTCGCTTGTCTGACGACATCCGCACCATCGTTACCTGCAAGAACAAGGTTGGCAGTTCTTCCTGCCCGTCGGATACCGTCAATGATCAAGCCGATGGCAGCACGCTTCGCCTTGTCGTGATCAACGACATCGGGGATATCAGGGTTTCTTAA
- a CDS encoding ATP-binding protein, with protein MPMATARARISHMQPAFPRYYRDRSHGIVAGVAAGLASYLGVKVVTVRWVLALLSFVNGIGIFFYVAVWLFIPTRLESPNADSTPSTSAKTYIDQSAPAKLTNWFLILAALAGAVLTGGIANSFLGISTPLLLSLAICAVGIVLSWIAYDRFNSKYSIAIIAVGIVFVFTGIVLATVAWGGDSGFGVALLAVALTLLGVSALAVPFGLQMWRRYTEESRQRAAADERAEIAARIHDSVLQTLALIQKRSTEAEVQKLARFQERELRQWLFAPRDNVTLFAAIERACGEVEDMFGVTVHPVTVGEDRIIDQNTQAAVLAAREAMVNAAKHAGVPTIDVYAECFDNVEIYVRDRGPGFDMDAIGDDRHGVRDSIIGRVQRCGGEVGITSNNGTEVVIRMPFDGQ; from the coding sequence GTGCCTATGGCCACAGCGCGTGCAAGAATAAGCCACATGCAGCCAGCCTTTCCCCGCTATTATCGCGACCGCTCCCACGGCATAGTCGCCGGTGTTGCCGCAGGACTAGCCAGCTATTTAGGTGTCAAAGTTGTAACAGTGCGATGGGTTCTTGCACTGTTGTCATTTGTCAATGGAATAGGCATCTTTTTTTACGTCGCCGTGTGGCTTTTTATCCCCACGCGCCTAGAATCTCCTAATGCTGACAGCACCCCCAGTACCAGTGCAAAAACATACATAGATCAGAGCGCACCAGCCAAGCTGACCAACTGGTTCTTGATCCTCGCCGCGCTAGCAGGGGCTGTGTTGACGGGAGGAATCGCCAATTCTTTCCTAGGAATTTCCACGCCATTGCTGCTGTCACTCGCGATTTGCGCCGTCGGCATAGTCCTGTCGTGGATTGCATACGACCGCTTTAATTCGAAATATTCGATTGCCATTATTGCTGTGGGAATAGTTTTTGTTTTTACCGGCATTGTCCTAGCCACCGTGGCGTGGGGAGGCGATAGCGGCTTCGGGGTAGCACTGCTTGCTGTTGCGCTTACTCTTTTAGGCGTTTCGGCGTTAGCTGTACCGTTTGGCTTGCAGATGTGGCGTCGCTACACAGAGGAAAGTCGACAGCGTGCTGCAGCGGATGAACGCGCGGAGATTGCGGCAAGAATTCACGATTCTGTCCTACAAACACTGGCGTTGATTCAAAAACGTTCCACTGAAGCTGAAGTGCAAAAACTGGCGCGTTTCCAAGAACGAGAACTACGTCAGTGGCTCTTTGCTCCCCGCGACAATGTGACTCTTTTTGCTGCGATTGAGCGCGCATGCGGAGAAGTGGAAGACATGTTTGGCGTAACAGTACATCCTGTCACTGTGGGAGAAGACCGCATCATTGACCAGAACACCCAAGCCGCAGTTTTAGCTGCTCGCGAAGCTATGGTCAACGCCGCTAAGCACGCGGGTGTTCCCACTATCGACGTTTATGCTGAATGTTTTGACAACGTAGAGATCTACGTGCGTGATCGCGGGCCCGGATTTGATATGGATGCCATCGGCGACGATCGTCACGGTGTGCGTGATTCCATCATCGGTAGAGTGCAGCGTTGCGGCGGTGAAGTAGGAATCACCTCCAATAACGGCACGGAAGTCGTGATTCGCATGCCTTTTGATGGACAATAG
- a CDS encoding AMIN-like domain-containing (lipo)protein: MHKNPMAGFAATLGRDVEASTNDCAPVLTPAYRRRTLLTARALVAVGTACLMGLAGCSNGSDAPDTVQGTAEKASLASSSTSSNAGLTPLGDASIESKTQRPDMSEGIVTSVRVGHHETFDRVVFDFEGTGAPGWFVDYTDSPAQQGSGFPIEIKGDAVLMVNIDGIALPFELGKPDPQIGVVPGVGNITEVKAAGTFEGRSQFVVGLDRKHPYSVQMLREPTRVVIDIRSQS, encoded by the coding sequence ATGCATAAAAATCCCATGGCCGGTTTTGCTGCCACACTCGGCCGCGACGTTGAGGCTTCGACGAATGACTGTGCACCGGTGCTCACACCCGCTTATCGACGCCGCACCTTGCTAACCGCACGAGCTCTCGTTGCGGTAGGAACAGCATGCCTCATGGGATTAGCTGGCTGTTCCAACGGATCGGATGCCCCCGACACTGTGCAGGGAACTGCGGAGAAAGCTTCTTTAGCGTCATCGTCTACTTCTTCCAATGCGGGTCTGACACCACTCGGGGATGCCAGCATCGAATCCAAGACTCAGCGTCCTGATATGTCGGAAGGAATCGTCACTTCTGTCCGTGTTGGGCACCATGAAACATTTGATCGTGTCGTTTTTGATTTTGAGGGCACCGGCGCACCGGGGTGGTTTGTGGATTACACCGATTCCCCAGCCCAGCAAGGTAGCGGTTTTCCTATCGAGATAAAAGGCGATGCTGTTTTGATGGTGAATATTGATGGTATTGCGCTGCCTTTCGAACTAGGCAAACCAGATCCCCAGATTGGTGTTGTGCCAGGGGTGGGCAACATTACTGAGGTAAAAGCAGCAGGAACCTTCGAAGGTCGCTCCCAGTTTGTAGTCGGCTTGGATCGCAAGCACCCTTATTCTGTGCAGATGCTTCGCGAGCCTACCCGTGTAGTCATCGACATTCGCAGTCAGTCTTAG
- a CDS encoding imm68 putative immunity domain-containing protein, with amino-acid sequence MIIDQYWGKYFGDSADSQRLAQYLAGKNREVLPTSEIFQDFQLAQLSGNYTEAQLDGAGWHFDSAFQFVIDLAVLVLESKKVGRFSIARIGGPEDRFMRIDAATDELLPITMALKHYALAPEDYLFSQGIDEEDWYELGNLCEEIRAQLDA; translated from the coding sequence ATGATTATCGATCAGTACTGGGGGAAGTACTTTGGCGATAGCGCCGATAGTCAGCGTCTGGCGCAGTATCTTGCTGGAAAGAATCGTGAAGTCCTTCCTACCTCAGAGATTTTCCAGGACTTTCAGCTCGCGCAGCTCAGTGGTAATTACACAGAGGCCCAGCTCGATGGAGCTGGGTGGCACTTCGACTCGGCGTTTCAGTTTGTGATCGACTTAGCGGTGCTAGTGCTGGAATCGAAGAAAGTAGGGCGGTTTAGCATCGCACGGATTGGGGGCCCTGAGGATCGTTTTATGCGTATCGACGCCGCCACCGACGAACTGCTCCCCATCACCATGGCGTTAAAACACTATGCACTTGCGCCCGAAGATTATCTTTTCTCCCAAGGCATTGATGAAGAAGACTGGTATGAGCTGGGCAATCTTTGCGAGGAGATTCGTGCCCAGCTCGATGCGTAG
- the guaA gene encoding glutamine-hydrolyzing GMP synthase yields the protein MTQQTSQKHNPVLVVDFGAQYAQLIARRVREANIYSEVVPHTATVEEIKAKNPAALILSGGPSSVYADGAPSLDPQVLELGIPVFGICYGFQAMTHALGGTVANTGNREYGRTEMTVDGGILHAGLEATHKVWMSHGDAVSVAPEGFVVTAHSEGAPVAAFECAEKRMAGVQYHPEVLHSPHGQEVMVRFLTEIAGLEQNWTAANIAEELIDAVRAQVGPEGRAICGLSGGVDSAVAAALVQRAIGDRLTCVFVDHGLLRAGEREQVQTDFVAATGAKLVTVDEREAFLNKLAGVTEPEAKRKAIGAEFIRSFERAVAGVLDDAPEGSTVDFLVQGTLYPDVVESGGGSGTANIKSHHNVGGLPDDVEFQLVEPLRLLFKDEVRAVGRELGLPEEIVNRQPFPGPGLGIRIIGEVTEERLETLRAADLIARTELTAAGLDSEIWQCPVVLLADVRSVGVQGDGRTYGHPIVLRPVSSEDAMTADWTRLPYDVLEKISTRITNEVPDVNRVVLDCTSKPPGTIEWE from the coding sequence GTGACGCAGCAAACTTCCCAAAAACACAATCCAGTCTTGGTTGTAGACTTTGGCGCGCAGTACGCCCAGCTGATCGCTCGGCGCGTGCGCGAAGCCAACATCTACTCCGAGGTCGTCCCGCATACCGCCACCGTTGAAGAGATCAAGGCCAAGAACCCAGCGGCGTTGATCCTGTCCGGTGGCCCATCATCGGTCTACGCCGACGGCGCGCCATCGCTTGACCCACAGGTGCTCGAACTCGGCATCCCTGTCTTCGGTATCTGCTACGGGTTCCAAGCCATGACCCACGCCTTGGGTGGCACTGTGGCCAACACCGGCAACCGTGAATACGGCCGCACCGAAATGACCGTCGACGGCGGCATTCTCCACGCTGGCCTCGAAGCAACCCACAAAGTGTGGATGAGTCACGGGGACGCTGTCTCCGTCGCACCAGAGGGATTCGTTGTCACCGCCCACTCCGAAGGTGCACCTGTGGCAGCCTTCGAATGCGCCGAAAAGCGCATGGCAGGCGTGCAATACCACCCAGAGGTTCTGCACTCGCCACACGGCCAAGAAGTCATGGTGCGCTTCCTCACCGAGATCGCCGGTCTTGAACAAAACTGGACCGCGGCCAACATCGCCGAAGAGCTTATCGACGCAGTCCGCGCACAAGTCGGACCAGAAGGCCGCGCTATCTGCGGACTTTCTGGCGGCGTTGACTCCGCAGTCGCTGCAGCACTCGTCCAGCGCGCCATCGGCGACCGCCTTACCTGCGTATTCGTCGACCATGGCTTGCTGCGTGCAGGCGAACGCGAACAGGTCCAAACTGACTTCGTCGCCGCAACCGGCGCAAAACTCGTCACCGTTGATGAGCGCGAAGCATTCCTCAACAAGCTCGCAGGTGTCACCGAACCAGAAGCCAAGCGCAAAGCCATCGGCGCGGAATTCATCCGCTCCTTCGAACGCGCAGTCGCCGGCGTTCTCGACGACGCCCCCGAAGGCTCCACCGTGGACTTCCTCGTCCAAGGCACCCTCTACCCAGACGTTGTCGAATCCGGCGGCGGCTCCGGTACCGCAAACATCAAGAGCCACCACAACGTAGGCGGTCTGCCTGACGACGTAGAATTCCAACTCGTCGAACCACTACGCCTACTGTTCAAAGACGAAGTCCGCGCAGTGGGCCGTGAACTCGGTTTGCCTGAAGAAATCGTCAACCGTCAGCCCTTCCCAGGACCTGGCCTTGGCATCCGCATCATCGGCGAAGTCACCGAAGAGCGCCTCGAAACACTACGTGCAGCTGACCTCATCGCCCGCACCGAGCTGACCGCAGCCGGCCTCGACAGCGAAATCTGGCAGTGCCCAGTAGTTTTGCTTGCCGACGTCCGCTCCGTCGGCGTCCAAGGCGACGGCCGCACCTACGGACACCCCATCGTCTTGCGCCCCGTCTCCTCCGAAGACGCCATGACCGCAGACTGGACCCGACTGCCATACGACGTGCTCGAAAAAATCTCCACTCGTATCACCAACGAGGTTCCAGACGTCAACCGTGTCGTCCTCGACTGCACCTCCAAGCCACCAGGAACCATTGAGTGGGAGTAA
- a CDS encoding EamA family transporter, with the protein MIQRTATATGILFIIASCCSLQMGAAFAIQLFPIAGPWATTFARLFISGAILLAITRPSIRDFDRSQWSAIIVFGLTIGAMNTTFYAALSRIPLGTAVTIEFIGPLALSAALSKSARDLLWVLIAVAGISLFGWESLFGTSNLDPIGVAFVLIAGFFWAMYILASAKVGRLIPGSGGLALGMLIGSLIPLPLSAINLPLFFTSFHLTALAIGTAILASLIPYSFEMAALRRLPSAVFGILCSLEPVFAAFFGWLLLHQPISTISVIAMMLVITASVGTTINANRKNTPKVSVTLNETT; encoded by the coding sequence ATGATCCAACGCACAGCCACCGCCACCGGCATCTTATTCATCATCGCCTCCTGCTGCTCACTCCAAATGGGAGCAGCATTCGCCATCCAACTCTTCCCCATCGCCGGACCATGGGCCACCACCTTCGCACGACTGTTTATCTCCGGCGCCATCCTCCTCGCCATCACGCGGCCGTCGATACGCGACTTCGACCGCAGCCAATGGTCAGCCATCATCGTTTTCGGACTCACCATCGGCGCAATGAACACCACCTTCTACGCCGCACTCTCCCGAATCCCACTGGGCACCGCCGTGACCATCGAATTCATCGGCCCGCTTGCCCTTTCAGCAGCGCTTTCAAAAAGCGCGCGCGACCTACTATGGGTCCTCATCGCAGTCGCAGGCATCAGCCTATTCGGCTGGGAAAGCCTCTTTGGCACCAGCAACCTAGACCCCATCGGAGTTGCCTTCGTCCTCATCGCCGGATTCTTCTGGGCCATGTACATCCTTGCCAGCGCTAAAGTCGGCAGACTCATCCCCGGCAGCGGCGGACTCGCCCTCGGCATGCTCATCGGCAGCCTCATCCCGCTGCCCCTCAGTGCCATCAACCTTCCCCTCTTTTTCACAAGCTTCCACCTCACCGCGCTTGCCATCGGCACCGCGATCCTCGCATCCCTTATCCCCTACTCCTTCGAAATGGCTGCGTTACGACGCCTCCCCTCCGCCGTATTCGGAATCCTCTGTTCCCTCGAACCCGTCTTCGCAGCATTCTTCGGCTGGCTGCTACTACACCAACCGATCAGCACCATCAGCGTGATCGCCATGATGCTCGTCATTACCGCCAGCGTGGGCACCACGATTAATGCCAACCGGAAAAACACACCAAAAGTTTCTGTCACACTCAACGAGACGACCTAG
- a CDS encoding methionine ABC transporter permease gives MTTHILAADWSRLGDTFTEAILDTLIMVSVTLVVGGLLGLGLGVLLYTTRTGGILRNRFVYTVINILVNFVRPIPFIIMITAFGPLTLRVVGTTIGREAAMFIMSIAATFAVARIVEQNLVSIDPGVIEAARAMGASPWKIITSVIIPEALGPLVLGYTFIFIAIVDMSAMAGYIGGGGLGDFAIVYGYRAYDWQVTYVATFVIILIVQIAQLFGNWLSKKIMRR, from the coding sequence ATGACCACACACATCCTCGCCGCCGACTGGTCCCGACTTGGCGACACCTTCACCGAAGCAATCCTGGACACCCTCATCATGGTTTCCGTCACTCTCGTAGTCGGCGGACTCCTCGGCCTCGGCCTCGGCGTGCTCCTCTACACCACTCGCACAGGCGGCATCCTGCGCAACCGGTTCGTCTACACCGTCATCAACATCTTGGTGAACTTCGTGCGCCCCATCCCGTTCATCATCATGATCACCGCATTCGGGCCACTCACTCTGCGCGTCGTAGGAACCACCATCGGACGCGAAGCAGCAATGTTTATCATGTCCATTGCCGCTACCTTCGCCGTCGCTCGTATCGTGGAACAAAACCTCGTCAGCATCGACCCTGGTGTTATCGAAGCAGCCCGTGCCATGGGAGCCAGCCCATGGAAGATCATCACCTCTGTGATCATCCCCGAAGCCCTCGGCCCACTCGTCCTTGGCTACACCTTCATCTTCATCGCCATCGTCGACATGTCTGCAATGGCCGGATACATCGGCGGAGGCGGACTTGGAGACTTCGCCATCGTCTACGGCTACCGCGCCTACGACTGGCAGGTCACCTACGTTGCTACCTTCGTCATCATCCTCATCGTCCAGATTGCCCAACTCTTCGGTAACTGGCTATCCAAGAAGATCATGCGTCGATAA
- a CDS encoding GNAT family N-acetyltransferase has protein sequence MFHDVTLTRNSVTLRPERIDDSFRLHSLIDPAMWAGMAAPFPTTVEEFQQLQRSTFDADDVMNFAVEYHGDVVGRTSFYGIIPGLRTDVGSTFYARDMQGTHVNATAKLLLMDYAFNTLNVERVALRCDSRNTRSHHAILKLGATFEGRMRRFRPASDGTIADVDYFSVIREEWPQVQQQLEQRVDTLMSRTHNE, from the coding sequence ATGTTTCACGATGTGACACTCACGCGCAACTCAGTGACACTAAGACCGGAAAGAATCGACGATTCTTTCCGTCTCCACTCGCTTATCGACCCCGCGATGTGGGCGGGAATGGCAGCGCCTTTCCCCACCACGGTCGAAGAATTCCAGCAGCTCCAACGCTCCACCTTTGACGCAGACGATGTGATGAATTTTGCCGTCGAGTACCACGGCGACGTCGTTGGCCGCACATCGTTTTATGGGATTATCCCAGGTCTGCGCACCGACGTCGGCAGCACCTTTTATGCCCGCGATATGCAAGGAACCCACGTCAACGCCACTGCTAAACTCCTGTTGATGGACTACGCCTTCAACACTTTGAATGTCGAAAGAGTCGCGCTTCGATGTGATAGCAGAAACACCCGATCGCATCATGCAATCCTCAAGCTCGGGGCCACGTTTGAGGGAAGGATGCGTCGATTCCGTCCGGCATCAGATGGCACGATCGCCGACGTGGACTATTTCAGTGTGATTCGCGAGGAATGGCCGCAGGTGCAGCAGCAACTAGAACAGCGCGTCGATACGCTAATGTCGCGTACGCACAACGAGTAA
- a CDS encoding mechanosensitive ion channel family protein: protein MPYAYIMELAKHWIIAHGFALAILVIIGFLIPRVGRRIINGMSHAIDEDTEASKGRKAIIGAIVYIAEAIAYAALIITAMHNLGINLAAAAIPATVVSAAVGFGSQKIIGDLLGGFFIITEKQYGVGDWVKFFGSAATVEGDVVNMTLRATTIRTINGDEITVPNGEARMCVNSSARWARAVISIPVPITAGSSMAEIKTRTLAATQRAIDDPELSPHIRSDITFQAATDVIPPTAMGLPWTATMRLLIDVAPGKQWLIERGVRAAVIDEWWKDYGEKASSVVVLSEGIDDSFRQSSIDADTPPVLDAETHSAHPPAAPDPETTRALSHAAETIDLPRTEVMREIQEQSEEATPPRRSHGVLSFGGRVRPSTSILIICLLGFLALGSMTLSGGENNKAGWLAPTQTPIPPVPVTPMRTESSIPSESMEPSTPSSSTESTMPTPSSSPSSTSSEITRETPTTTDEPSVESSSSPSASESTTAP from the coding sequence ATGCCATATGCCTACATCATGGAACTCGCGAAGCACTGGATCATCGCGCACGGATTCGCGCTGGCCATCCTCGTGATCATAGGTTTTCTGATTCCCCGCGTCGGCCGCCGCATCATCAACGGCATGAGCCACGCCATCGACGAAGACACCGAAGCGTCCAAAGGACGCAAAGCCATCATCGGCGCCATCGTCTACATCGCAGAAGCAATCGCCTACGCAGCACTCATCATCACAGCCATGCACAACCTCGGCATTAACCTCGCTGCTGCTGCAATCCCCGCCACCGTCGTATCCGCCGCCGTTGGCTTCGGTTCCCAAAAAATCATCGGCGACCTTCTCGGTGGATTCTTCATCATCACCGAAAAGCAATACGGCGTCGGCGACTGGGTCAAATTCTTCGGCTCCGCAGCCACCGTCGAAGGCGACGTGGTCAACATGACCCTCCGCGCCACAACAATCCGCACCATCAACGGCGACGAAATCACCGTCCCCAACGGCGAAGCCCGCATGTGTGTCAACTCCTCAGCCCGCTGGGCTCGCGCAGTCATCTCCATCCCTGTGCCCATCACCGCCGGCAGCTCCATGGCCGAAATCAAAACGCGCACACTCGCCGCCACACAACGTGCAATCGACGACCCAGAACTCTCACCCCACATCCGCAGCGACATCACATTCCAAGCCGCCACCGACGTCATCCCGCCCACAGCCATGGGACTACCGTGGACCGCCACCATGCGCCTGCTTATCGACGTCGCCCCAGGCAAGCAATGGCTCATCGAACGAGGCGTCCGCGCCGCAGTCATCGACGAATGGTGGAAAGACTACGGCGAAAAAGCCAGCTCCGTTGTGGTGTTGTCGGAAGGAATCGACGATTCCTTCCGACAATCCTCCATCGATGCAGATACTCCCCCTGTGTTAGACGCAGAAACACACTCCGCTCATCCACCTGCCGCCCCTGATCCAGAAACCACACGCGCGCTTTCTCATGCAGCCGAAACTATCGACTTACCTCGTACAGAAGTCATGCGGGAAATCCAAGAACAAAGCGAAGAGGCGACACCGCCCCGACGTTCTCATGGGGTGCTGTCCTTCGGCGGCCGTGTGCGACCGTCGACAAGCATCTTGATCATCTGCCTGCTCGGTTTTCTAGCACTCGGATCTATGACCTTATCCGGTGGCGAAAACAACAAAGCTGGATGGTTGGCGCCCACGCAAACGCCAATCCCTCCTGTGCCTGTGACTCCGATGAGGACGGAATCGTCGATTCCTTCCGAAAGTATGGAGCCTTCCACGCCTTCTAGCTCCACTGAAAGCACCATGCCTACGCCTAGTAGCAGCCCAAGCTCGACTTCTTCAGAAATAACACGAGAAACACCAACTACTACCGACGAACCCTCTGTGGAATCGAGTTCGTCACCATCTGCTTCCGAAAGTACTACTGCACCTTAA